One Azospirillum sp. TSA2s genomic region harbors:
- a CDS encoding superoxide dismutase yields the protein MAFELPPLPYAYDALAPYISSETLHLHHDKHHQTYVTNLNNLTKDTPLANASLEEVIKASAGDASKVGIFNNAAQVWNHTFFWQCLKKDGGKMPAALEQRIVADFGSVEKFKEELTQAALTQFGSGWAWLYLDGGKLKVGKTGNADTPLAHGQKPLFTIDVWEHAYYVDFQNRRADFVKAVIDNLANWDFAAEQLAA from the coding sequence ATGGCGTTCGAACTTCCGCCGCTTCCGTATGCGTACGACGCTCTGGCTCCGTACATCTCGTCGGAGACCCTGCACCTGCACCATGACAAGCACCACCAGACCTATGTCACCAACCTGAACAACCTGACCAAGGACACCCCGCTGGCCAACGCCAGCCTGGAGGAGGTCATCAAGGCTTCCGCCGGCGACGCGTCCAAGGTCGGCATCTTCAACAACGCCGCCCAGGTGTGGAACCACACCTTCTTCTGGCAGTGCCTGAAGAAGGACGGCGGCAAGATGCCGGCGGCCCTGGAGCAGCGCATCGTTGCCGACTTCGGCAGCGTCGAGAAGTTCAAGGAAGAGCTGACCCAGGCCGCCCTGACCCAGTTCGGCTCGGGCTGGGCCTGGCTGTACCTGGACGGCGGCAAGCTGAAGGTCGGCAAGACCGGCAACGCCGACACCCCGCTGGCGCACGGCCAGAAGCCGCTGTTCACCATCGACGTGTGGGAGCATGCCTACTACGTCGATTTCCAGAACCGCCGCGCCGATTTCGTCAAGGCGGTCATCGACAACCTCGCCAACTGGGACTTCGCCGCCGAGCAGCTGGCCGCGTGA
- a CDS encoding nucleotidyltransferase substrate binding protein, with product MDKVSRKLDNARRALARFQEVLARPVDDVVRDSAILRFTLATETAWKAARSVIDDQMGAEHLTSASPKAMVRESQIAGFLTEEQAEAAMRMMNDRNLTVHTYDEEKANELFSRLPAHAALIESWISAMQSAITRP from the coding sequence ATGGACAAGGTAAGCCGGAAGCTCGACAACGCACGCCGAGCCCTGGCACGTTTTCAGGAGGTCCTCGCCCGCCCCGTTGATGATGTCGTTCGCGATTCCGCAATTCTGCGCTTCACCTTGGCAACCGAGACGGCCTGGAAAGCTGCAAGGTCGGTGATCGACGACCAGATGGGAGCCGAACACCTCACTTCGGCAAGTCCGAAAGCCATGGTCCGAGAAAGCCAGATTGCCGGTTTTCTGACTGAGGAGCAGGCTGAGGCGGCAATGAGAATGATGAACGACCGTAATCTGACGGTTCACACATACGATGAAGAAAAGGCGAACGAGCTGTTTTCGCGCCTACCTGCCCATGCCGCACTCATTGAATCCTGGATCTCGGCGATGCAGAGCGCCATAACCCGCCCCTGA
- the trmFO gene encoding methylenetetrahydrofolate--tRNA-(uracil(54)-C(5))-methyltransferase (FADH(2)-oxidizing) TrmFO → MTDTLRPVHVIGGGLAGSEAAWQLASRGVPVVLHEMRPVRKTEAHDTDKLAELVCSNSFRSDDAEYNAVGLLHEEMRRCGSLILRCADAHKVPAGGALAMDRDGFADAVTEAVSTHPLITIQREEVAGLPPEEWDSVIVATGPLTSPALAEAVRSQTGEESLAFFDAIAPIVYLESIDLSKAWFQSRYDKPGPGGTGKDYINCAFEKDDYRAFIDALITGEKLDFKEWEKNTPYFEGCLPIEVMAERGVDTLRYGPMKPVGLTNPHKPERRPYAVVQLRQDNALGTLYNLVGFQTKLRHAEQARIFRMIPGLENAEFARLGGMHRNTFLNSPRILDGALRLKSLPRLRFAGQVTGCEGYVESAAVGLLAGRFAAAERLGQEISTPPVTTALGAILGHITGGAEAETYQPMNVNFGLFPPVDDKIRGRDRKLAYTRRALADLDGWLKG, encoded by the coding sequence ATGACCGACACCCTTCGCCCCGTCCATGTCATCGGCGGCGGTCTCGCCGGCTCGGAAGCCGCGTGGCAGCTCGCCTCCCGCGGCGTGCCCGTCGTGCTGCACGAGATGCGGCCGGTCCGCAAGACCGAGGCCCACGACACCGACAAGCTGGCGGAACTGGTCTGCTCCAACTCCTTCCGGTCGGACGATGCCGAATACAATGCGGTGGGACTGCTGCATGAGGAGATGCGGCGCTGCGGCTCGCTGATCCTGCGCTGTGCCGATGCGCACAAGGTGCCGGCCGGCGGCGCGCTCGCCATGGACCGCGACGGCTTTGCCGATGCGGTGACGGAGGCCGTCTCCACCCACCCCCTCATCACCATCCAGCGCGAGGAGGTCGCCGGCCTGCCGCCGGAGGAGTGGGACAGCGTCATCGTCGCCACCGGCCCCCTCACCTCCCCGGCCCTGGCCGAGGCGGTGCGCAGCCAGACCGGCGAGGAGTCGCTGGCCTTCTTCGACGCCATCGCCCCGATCGTCTATCTGGAGAGCATCGACCTGTCGAAGGCGTGGTTCCAGTCGCGCTACGACAAGCCCGGCCCCGGCGGCACCGGCAAGGACTACATCAACTGCGCCTTCGAGAAGGATGACTACCGTGCCTTCATCGATGCGCTGATCACCGGCGAGAAACTGGACTTCAAGGAGTGGGAGAAGAACACCCCCTACTTCGAAGGCTGCCTGCCGATCGAGGTGATGGCGGAGCGCGGCGTCGACACCCTGCGTTACGGACCGATGAAGCCGGTCGGGCTGACCAACCCGCACAAGCCGGAACGCCGCCCCTATGCGGTGGTCCAGCTGCGCCAGGACAATGCGCTGGGCACGCTGTACAACCTTGTCGGCTTCCAGACCAAGCTGCGCCATGCCGAGCAGGCGCGCATCTTCCGCATGATCCCCGGCCTGGAGAATGCCGAGTTCGCCCGCCTGGGCGGCATGCACCGCAACACCTTCCTGAACAGCCCGCGCATTCTGGACGGCGCCCTGCGGCTGAAGTCGCTGCCCCGCCTGCGCTTCGCCGGGCAGGTCACCGGCTGCGAGGGCTATGTCGAGAGTGCGGCCGTCGGCCTGCTCGCCGGTCGCTTCGCCGCCGCGGAGCGTCTGGGCCAGGAAATCAGCACGCCGCCGGTGACCACGGCGCTCGGCGCCATCCTCGGCCACATCACCGGCGGGGCGGAGGCGGAGACGTACCAGCCGATGAACGTCAATTTCGGCCTGTTCCCTCCGGTGGACGACAAGATCCGGGGCCGTGACCGCAAGCTTGCCTACACCCGCCGAGCTCTGGCCGATCTCGACGGCTGGCTGAAGGGCTGA
- a CDS encoding nucleotidyltransferase family protein, producing MMNPVRLRALDAVKRIVLEQLAGHPARVYLFGSCARGDVGHWSDIDVAIDPLEPLPPGLIGEINEELEESTVPYFVDVVDLRTAGQEVRQEVEREGIEWTR from the coding sequence ATGATGAACCCGGTACGCCTGCGCGCTCTCGACGCCGTGAAGCGCATAGTCCTTGAGCAATTGGCGGGGCATCCAGCCCGCGTCTACCTGTTCGGCTCCTGTGCCCGCGGCGACGTAGGGCACTGGAGTGACATCGACGTAGCCATCGACCCGCTCGAACCGCTTCCTCCCGGTCTGATCGGGGAGATCAACGAAGAGTTGGAAGAGAGCACTGTTCCATACTTCGTCGATGTGGTGGACCTCCGGACGGCTGGACAGGAGGTCCGGCAGGAGGTCGAACGGGAAGGTATCGAATGGACAAGGTAA
- a CDS encoding Mth938-like domain-containing protein — MADIMPMIPSDRQVIDGYGPGQFCISGQWRVGAVIVLPDRTLAWEASDAASLSVGHFTPVLEAEPKVEILLLGTGPTMRMIPKDLRLGLREQGVVVELMDSRAVCRTYNVLLAEGRRVAAAMLPV; from the coding sequence ATGGCCGACATCATGCCGATGATCCCGTCTGACCGTCAGGTCATCGACGGCTATGGTCCGGGACAGTTCTGCATTTCCGGCCAGTGGCGCGTCGGCGCGGTGATCGTCCTGCCCGACCGCACCCTGGCATGGGAGGCGTCCGACGCCGCCTCCCTGTCGGTGGGCCACTTCACCCCCGTGCTGGAGGCGGAGCCGAAGGTGGAAATCCTTCTGCTCGGCACCGGTCCCACCATGCGGATGATCCCGAAGGACCTGCGCCTCGGCCTGCGCGAACAGGGCGTGGTGGTGGAGCTGATGGACAGCCGGGCGGTCTGCCGCACCTACAACGTCCTGCTGGCCGAAGGCCGGCGGGTCGCCGCGGCGATGCTGCCGGTTTAA
- a CDS encoding squalene/phytoene synthase family protein yields MTDFNIAPTKPRKTGPVARKDETGENFPVASRLIPKHLRPHVIAFYRFVRLADDIADDPDLEPETKLAYLEALERALTSGQAKHAYLKPATELRESLQKTGVSDRHARQILRAFRRDSVGARCHSWSDLLLYCRFSANPVGRYLLDLHGEGVAAGPASDALCSALQVLNHLQDAREDWTQLGRCYIPLGWFDEAGISVERLVEVESDARLRAIFDQALEHTDRLLERAAALPGLIQHRGLRMEAAVILSLAESLSRRLKARDPMKARVTLGAHHKLAAVARGLARSFSAA; encoded by the coding sequence ATGACGGATTTCAACATCGCCCCGACGAAACCCCGCAAGACCGGCCCGGTCGCCCGCAAAGACGAGACGGGTGAGAATTTCCCGGTCGCCTCCCGCCTGATTCCGAAGCACCTGCGTCCCCATGTGATCGCTTTCTACCGCTTCGTGCGTCTGGCCGACGACATCGCCGACGATCCGGATCTCGAACCGGAGACCAAGCTGGCCTATCTGGAGGCGCTGGAACGGGCGCTGACCTCCGGCCAAGCCAAGCACGCTTATCTGAAGCCGGCCACCGAGCTGCGCGAGAGCCTGCAGAAGACCGGCGTCAGCGACCGCCATGCCCGCCAGATCCTGCGCGCCTTCCGCCGCGACTCCGTCGGTGCCCGCTGCCACAGCTGGAGCGATCTGCTTCTCTACTGCCGCTTTTCCGCCAACCCGGTCGGCCGCTACCTGCTGGATCTGCATGGCGAGGGGGTGGCCGCCGGGCCGGCGTCGGACGCGCTGTGCTCCGCGCTGCAGGTACTGAACCATCTGCAGGACGCGCGGGAGGACTGGACCCAGCTCGGCCGCTGCTACATCCCGCTGGGCTGGTTCGACGAGGCGGGAATCAGCGTCGAACGCTTGGTGGAGGTCGAGAGCGACGCCCGCCTGCGCGCCATCTTCGATCAGGCGCTGGAGCATACCGACCGGCTATTGGAGCGTGCCGCCGCCCTGCCCGGCCTGATCCAGCACCGTGGCCTGCGGATGGAGGCGGCGGTGATCCTCAGCCTCGCCGAATCGCTGTCGCGGCGGCTGAAAGCGCGTGACCCGATGAAGGCGCGGGTTACCCTGGGCGCCCATCACAAGCTGGCCGCCGTGGCGCGGGGGCTGGCGCGGAGCTTCTCCGCCGCATAA
- a CDS encoding phytoene/squalene synthase family protein: protein MVKAATDLSYCGREVRKYDNDHFLAGLFTPADRREATFALYAFNLEIAKTREVVSEPILGQMRLQFWRDGIEAVYEDGPVPRHEVMEPLAQAARGLGLSRALFDRLIDAREADLDDTPPADLTCLVNYAEVTGAPLVQLALEIVGVRDAAAMTAARHVGIAYALSGILRAVPFLARQHRQRLPDDLMQRHGAGSEDLFAGRSTPQLRPVVGEIAEVARKHLAEARALRREVPKAAVPALLPATLADLHLGVIAREDNDVFAPRVMLANPFRQLRLGWAAMRGRY, encoded by the coding sequence ATGGTGAAGGCTGCGACCGACCTGTCCTATTGCGGACGGGAGGTTCGGAAATATGACAACGACCACTTTCTGGCAGGTTTGTTTACCCCCGCCGACAGGCGGGAGGCGACTTTTGCGCTCTACGCCTTCAACCTGGAAATCGCGAAGACGCGCGAGGTGGTCAGCGAACCGATCCTGGGCCAGATGCGGCTGCAATTCTGGCGCGACGGCATCGAAGCCGTCTATGAGGATGGACCCGTACCGCGCCACGAGGTGATGGAGCCGCTGGCCCAGGCCGCGCGCGGACTGGGGCTGAGCCGTGCCCTGTTCGACCGGCTGATTGACGCGCGCGAAGCCGATCTGGACGACACCCCGCCGGCCGACCTTACCTGTCTCGTCAATTATGCCGAGGTGACGGGGGCACCGCTGGTCCAGTTGGCCCTGGAGATCGTTGGCGTGCGGGATGCGGCGGCGATGACGGCCGCGCGCCATGTCGGCATCGCCTATGCCCTCTCGGGCATTCTGCGCGCGGTTCCCTTCCTCGCCCGCCAGCACCGGCAGCGTCTGCCGGACGACCTGATGCAGCGGCATGGCGCCGGCAGCGAGGATCTGTTCGCCGGCCGCTCGACGCCGCAGCTGCGGCCGGTGGTGGGGGAGATCGCCGAGGTCGCCCGCAAGCATCTGGCCGAGGCCCGAGCCCTGCGCCGCGAGGTCCCCAAGGCCGCGGTTCCGGCGCTGCTGCCGGCGACGCTGGCCGACCTGCATCTGGGCGTGATCGCGCGGGAGGACAACGACGTGTTTGCCCCGCGCGTGATGCTGGCCAACCCGTTCCGTCAGCTTCGGCTGGGCTGGGCGGCGATGCGCGGGCGCTACTGA
- the secF gene encoding protein translocase subunit SecF: protein MFHLRLVPDNTKIPFMNGRIAGLVVSAILSIASVILFFHPGLNYGIDFRGGIVIEARTPQAADFASLRHTLSGLGMGQVALQEFGSTQDVLIRLERQPGDDAAQQVAADKVRNTLAQAIPGTQVRRVEAVGASVSGELFANGMLALGLAMLAMLVYIWFRFEWQFGFGAVVTLILDITKIVGFYAITDIQFNLTAVAAILTVMGYSVNDKVVVYDRMRENLRIYKKMPLRDLIDMSINETLNRTVGTSVCTLLSIIPLALFGGEALQDFGIVLIFGVILATSSSVFIAAPILLFLGENRLRRGTPDAASAGNTPATTP from the coding sequence ATGTTCCATCTCCGCCTCGTCCCCGACAACACCAAGATCCCGTTCATGAACGGCCGCATCGCCGGCCTCGTCGTGTCGGCGATCCTGTCCATCGCGTCTGTCATCCTGTTCTTCCACCCCGGCCTGAATTACGGCATCGACTTCCGTGGCGGCATCGTCATCGAAGCCCGTACGCCCCAGGCCGCCGACTTCGCCTCGCTGCGCCATACCCTGTCCGGCCTCGGCATGGGGCAGGTGGCGTTGCAGGAGTTCGGATCGACGCAGGATGTGCTGATCCGCCTGGAACGCCAGCCCGGCGACGATGCCGCCCAGCAGGTGGCCGCCGACAAGGTGCGCAACACGCTGGCGCAGGCGATCCCCGGCACCCAGGTCCGCCGTGTCGAAGCGGTCGGCGCGTCGGTCAGCGGCGAACTGTTCGCCAACGGCATGCTGGCGCTGGGCCTCGCCATGCTGGCGATGCTGGTCTACATCTGGTTCCGCTTCGAATGGCAGTTCGGCTTCGGCGCGGTGGTGACGCTGATCCTCGACATCACCAAGATCGTCGGCTTCTACGCCATCACCGACATCCAGTTCAACCTGACGGCCGTGGCGGCGATCCTGACCGTCATGGGGTATTCGGTGAACGACAAGGTGGTGGTCTATGACCGAATGCGCGAGAATCTTCGCATCTACAAGAAGATGCCACTGCGCGACCTGATCGACATGTCGATCAACGAGACGCTGAACCGCACCGTCGGCACCTCCGTCTGCACCCTGCTGTCGATCATTCCGCTGGCACTGTTCGGCGGCGAGGCGCTGCAGGACTTCGGCATCGTGCTGATCTTCGGCGTTATCCTTGCGACCAGCTCGTCGGTGTTCATCGCCGCCCCCATCTTGCTGTTCCTTGGCGAGAACCGCCTGCGGCGCGGTACACCCGATGCCGCCTCGGCGGGCAACACCCCGGCTACCACGCCGTAA
- the hpnD gene encoding presqualene diphosphate synthase HpnD, with protein sequence MTPPPLETAPLEPVSTTLPDDKSPDTATSVTAKSGSTFYWPMRLLPASKRAAMFAIYAFCRRIDDIADEPGEPAAKRAALDVWRCDIRDLYVGGAPGGPLTAALKGAIKRYGLPRAELEALIDGMAMDVAGEAPGSGSMRAPDLDTLRLYCRRVAGAVGMLAIRVFDRADPATERFALALGEALQLTNILRDLAEDAELDRLYLPRELLLAAGIDSDRPDEVLSHPALPRACEALAELAEARFAEARSAIAGHARGSLWAATAMMVLYHRLLRRLRAAGWRDLNARVRVGRRESAWVAVRCMLGFPPAS encoded by the coding sequence ATGACCCCTCCGCCGCTGGAGACGGCCCCGCTGGAACCGGTATCCACGACGTTGCCGGACGACAAGTCACCCGATACGGCGACCAGCGTCACCGCGAAATCGGGCAGCACCTTCTACTGGCCGATGCGTCTGCTGCCCGCTTCCAAGCGGGCGGCGATGTTCGCGATCTATGCCTTCTGCCGCCGCATCGACGACATCGCCGACGAACCGGGCGAGCCCGCCGCCAAACGGGCGGCGTTGGACGTCTGGCGGTGCGACATCCGCGATCTCTATGTCGGCGGGGCTCCCGGCGGCCCGCTGACCGCGGCGCTAAAGGGCGCGATCAAGCGGTACGGCCTACCACGGGCGGAGCTGGAGGCCCTGATCGACGGCATGGCGATGGATGTCGCTGGCGAGGCGCCCGGTTCCGGCAGCATGCGAGCGCCCGACCTCGATACGCTCCGGCTCTATTGCCGCAGGGTCGCCGGTGCCGTCGGCATGCTGGCGATCCGCGTGTTCGACCGCGCCGATCCGGCAACGGAGCGCTTCGCCCTGGCATTGGGCGAGGCCTTGCAGCTGACCAACATCCTTCGTGATCTGGCCGAGGATGCCGAACTGGACCGGCTCTACCTGCCGCGGGAACTTCTGCTGGCCGCCGGCATCGACAGCGACCGGCCGGACGAGGTCCTGAGCCATCCCGCCCTGCCCCGCGCCTGCGAGGCGCTGGCCGAACTGGCCGAGGCCCGCTTCGCCGAGGCGCGCTCCGCCATCGCAGGTCATGCGCGGGGTTCGCTGTGGGCGGCCACCGCCATGATGGTGCTGTATCACCGGCTGCTGAGACGCCTGCGTGCCGCCGGCTGGCGCGACCTGAACGCGCGTGTCCGGGTCGGCCGGCGTGAAAGCGCCTGGGTGGCGGTGCGCTGCATGCTCGGCTTTCCCCCGGCCTCCTGA
- the hpnE gene encoding hydroxysqualene dehydroxylase HpnE: MSEAGIVHVIGAGLAGLAAAVRLVEAGRRVAVYEQAPQAGGRCRSFHDATLGRSIDNGNHMVLSGNRELLNYAKRTGGSDALEELRPAAFPFVDLRDGASWTLRPGGLWLFDPARRVPGSRPRDYLAALRCLTASLNHSVADRLSPSGTLFEPLWRPLAVSALNGPVERVSARLFGAVLRETLLRGEAACRPVLAPRGLSAAFVDPVLAQLRAAGAALYLGARVEGLTFDEDRLTGFSAGGSAVALGPLDSVVLAAPAWVAERLVPGLTVPPPGPAIVNLHVRLDGPVRLPGGLPFVGLVGGTAEWLFARDDLLSVTVSDADTLADLPAEEIAARLWAEIAPHLRLGGATPPFRVVKERRATPEQSPESVARRPGARTRWSNLTLAGDWTETGLPATLEAAVRSGNRAADATLSNGNNPIRRSGPFPAFTSFRHRPIWTDGGAVLARPGPEGQSKKRG; encoded by the coding sequence ATGAGCGAGGCGGGCATCGTCCATGTGATCGGCGCCGGGCTGGCCGGGTTGGCCGCCGCGGTCCGGCTGGTGGAGGCCGGTCGGCGTGTCGCGGTCTATGAACAGGCTCCGCAGGCCGGCGGGCGTTGCCGCAGCTTTCACGACGCCACGCTCGGCCGGTCGATCGACAACGGCAACCATATGGTGCTCAGCGGCAATCGGGAGCTTCTCAACTATGCGAAGCGGACCGGCGGTAGCGATGCACTGGAGGAGTTGCGGCCGGCAGCCTTTCCCTTCGTCGACCTGCGCGATGGCGCCAGTTGGACGCTTCGCCCTGGCGGGCTGTGGTTATTCGACCCGGCCCGCCGGGTGCCCGGCAGCCGGCCGCGCGACTATCTGGCCGCGCTACGCTGCCTGACGGCCAGCCTGAATCATTCGGTCGCTGATCGCTTGTCACCCAGCGGAACGCTGTTCGAGCCGCTGTGGCGACCGCTGGCGGTCTCCGCGCTCAATGGGCCGGTGGAGCGCGTCTCCGCCCGTCTGTTCGGCGCCGTGCTGCGCGAGACGCTGCTGCGTGGTGAGGCGGCCTGCCGGCCGGTGCTGGCTCCGCGTGGCCTGTCCGCCGCCTTCGTCGATCCGGTGCTGGCACAGCTGCGGGCCGCCGGTGCGGCGCTTTATCTCGGCGCGCGGGTGGAGGGGCTGACCTTCGACGAGGACCGCTTGACCGGCTTTTCCGCCGGCGGCAGTGCGGTAGCGCTCGGTCCGCTCGACAGCGTGGTTCTCGCCGCGCCGGCCTGGGTGGCGGAGCGGCTGGTGCCGGGACTGACCGTGCCGCCGCCGGGACCGGCCATCGTCAACCTGCATGTCCGGCTGGACGGGCCGGTGCGACTGCCGGGCGGCCTCCCCTTCGTCGGGCTGGTCGGCGGCACCGCGGAATGGCTGTTCGCCCGCGACGACCTGCTGTCGGTCACCGTCAGCGACGCCGACACGCTGGCCGACCTGCCGGCCGAGGAGATCGCTGCCCGGCTATGGGCCGAGATCGCCCCGCACCTGCGACTCGGAGGTGCGACACCGCCCTTCCGCGTGGTGAAAGAGCGGCGGGCGACGCCGGAGCAGTCGCCCGAATCGGTCGCGCGCCGTCCGGGCGCCCGCACCCGCTGGAGCAACCTGACGCTGGCCGGCGACTGGACGGAAACGGGGCTTCCTGCCACGTTGGAGGCTGCCGTGCGCTCGGGAAACCGGGCTGCCGATGCCACTTTATCGAATGGAAATAACCCTATACGACGGTCGGGACCGTTTCCGGCCTTCACAAGCTTCCGTCATCGGCCTATTTGGACGGACGGAGGTGCCGTGCTCGCAAGGCCCGGCCCGGAAGGACAATCAAAGAAGAGAGGGTAA